A genomic segment from Bufo bufo chromosome 8, aBufBuf1.1, whole genome shotgun sequence encodes:
- the GPKOW gene encoding G-patch domain and KOW motifs-containing protein: MAAPGSSQAPVSFGFSRVSKPKLVVPSSKEADDGEEKEYLLAAEGKELLGTKPVAETKPLVIPLIQKNRWSQLSKEKAENGVPQKELDPMLSQAVQELIEESRKKEQEDSEGDQTVSIPLLMQNRVPDGYEDGDKVNVSLRPEPAEAADYEVVPVEHYGMAMLRGMGWKEGEGIGKTFKQDVKPLEQKLRPKGLGLGADRSAISDLEPQRPCRPPKPGDKPAEEAKGLGTGSAVLIQSGAHKELYGKVEGLDADNCRALVKLAIGGKVVTISQFAIRLVSSAEYSKYAKDLSRLSKAEQQKERHEDKEEQRRERSPDREQRRRDDEETREQKKNGHSSSRDKRHRPRSPDREKEEKKKQKQEEQSWLHRDLKVRFIDKRYKGGKYYNSKMMVEDVSSPTICVCRTENGRILEDITQDMLETVIPKDEGDHVMVVLGKHRGQVGKILHRERHKSRALVQLEEESDDAVTLSYDVICHYVGMRED, encoded by the exons ATGGCGGCCCCCGGCTCTTCTCAGGCCCCGGTATCGTTCGGGTTCAGCCGTGTCTCCAAACCGAAGCTCGTCGTCCCCAGCAGTAAGGAGGCGGATGATGGGGAAGAGAAGGAGTATCTGCTGGCGGCGGAGGGGAAGGAGCTGCTGGG CACTAAACCAGTCGCCGAGACCAAACCTCTAGTGATCCCTCTGATCCAGAAGAACAGGTGGTCCCAGCTGAGCAAGGAGAAGGCCGAAAATGGCGTCCCGCAGAAAGAGCTTGACCCGATGCTGTCACAAGCCGTGCAGGAGCTTATTGAAG AATCTCGGAAGAAGGAGCAGGAAGATTCTGAGGGGGACCAAACTGTCAGCATACCCCTGCTCATGCAAAACAGAGTACCCGATGGCTATGAAGATGGGGACAAAGTAAATGTGAGCCTGAGGCCAGAGCCT GCGGAGGCTGCAGACTATGAAGTGGTGCCCGTGGAGCATTATGGGATGGCCATGCTGAGAGGGATGGGCTGGAAGGAGGGAGAAGGCATTGGAAAGACCTTCAAGCA GGATGTGAAGCCATTAGAGCAAAAGCTCCGTCCCAAGGGACTAGGACTAGGTGCGGACCGGTCTGCTATCAGTGACCTCGAGCCCCAAAGACCCTGCAGACCCCCGAAACCAGGGGACAAACCAGCGGAGGAAGCAAAAGGCCTTGGTACGGGAAGCGCAGTGCTGATACAGAGTGGCGCCCACAAAGAACTGTACGGGAAG GTGGAAGGCCTGGATGCAGACAACTGCCGAGCATTGGTAAAGCTGGCTATTGGTGGAAAAGTTGTGACCATTTCCCAATTTGCAATACGATTGGTCAGCAGTGCAGAGTACAGCAAATATGCAAAGGATCTTA GTCGGTTAAGTAAAGCAGAGCAACAGAAGGAGCGGCATGAAGATAAGGAGGAACAGCGGAGGGAACGCTCGCCAGACAGAGAGCAAAGAAGACGAGATGACGAGGAGACCAGAGAGCAGAAAAAGAATGGACACTCCAGCAGCCGAGACAAGAGACATCGACCAAGGAGCCCGGACagggagaaagaggagaagaagaagcaaaAACAGGAAGAACAGAG TTGGTTACATCGCGACTTGAAGGTTCGGTTTATAGACAAACGTTACAAAGGAGGAAAGTACTACAACTCCAAG ATGATGGTAGAAGATGTCTCTAGCCCCACAATCTGCGTGTGTCGGACAGAAAACGGACGTATCCTGGAAg ATATAACACAGGACATGTTGGAAACCGTCATCCCTAAAGACGAGGGAGACCACGTGATGGTGGTGCTGGGAAAACATCGAGGGCAG gtGGGGAAGATCCTACACAGGGAAAGGCATAAGAGCCGAGCATTGGTGCAGCTAGAAGAAGAAAGTGACGATGCAGTCACCTTAAGCTATGATGTCATTTGTCACTATGTCGGGATGCGTGAGGACTGA